The following coding sequences lie in one Eubacterium ventriosum genomic window:
- a CDS encoding TrkH family potassium uptake protein, with product MTNLNINFKKMLKETKFNAARIIIVGFLWVIIVGTLMLMLPVSSAKGQWTDFVTALFTATTSTCVTGLVVVPTYAYWSLFGKVVILILIQLGGLGIISIATGVLIIIGKKINLKERRLIQESYNLDTSQGVVLHIIRIFSGTFAVEGIGAILYSFRFIPKYGVAKGVWYSVFHAISAFCNAGIDLLGDNSFMAYKGDVLINITTMFLIVVGGMGFIVWWDILKNINNIRNKKYPLRKFSERLSLHSKIVLTVTAIAIFGGAILTFAFEYNNPETLGTLKTGEKILASFFQSVTLRTAGFCTINQAGLRNASVLLAFLLMLMGGSPMGTAGGIKTTTVALLFLDVKSVVTGKNATEAFKRRINRDNIKNALAVMTMAISILMIAVIALTFTETGSLTKICYEAFSAIGTVGLSMNFTASLSLAGKLIIIVLMFFGRVGPITIVIALARKRRIDQHIKDLPEKKVLIG from the coding sequence AAAATTCAACGCTGCCAGAATAATAATAGTTGGATTTCTTTGGGTGATAATAGTTGGAACATTAATGCTAATGTTGCCGGTAAGTTCAGCTAAAGGGCAGTGGACGGATTTTGTGACAGCATTATTTACAGCTACCACATCAACCTGCGTAACAGGATTGGTTGTGGTGCCAACTTATGCCTACTGGAGTCTTTTTGGAAAAGTAGTCATATTAATACTTATACAGCTTGGCGGGCTTGGAATTATCAGCATAGCCACAGGCGTATTAATTATAATAGGCAAAAAAATAAACTTAAAAGAAAGACGATTAATTCAGGAGTCATACAATCTTGACACAAGTCAGGGCGTTGTTTTGCACATAATAAGAATATTTTCGGGAACCTTTGCAGTGGAAGGCATTGGAGCAATACTTTACAGTTTTAGATTTATTCCAAAATACGGAGTGGCTAAAGGCGTGTGGTATTCTGTGTTTCATGCAATTTCAGCTTTTTGCAATGCAGGAATCGACCTTCTTGGAGACAACAGCTTTATGGCGTACAAGGGAGATGTGCTGATTAATATAACGACAATGTTCCTTATTGTGGTAGGTGGAATGGGCTTTATAGTATGGTGGGATATTTTGAAAAACATAAATAATATTAGAAATAAAAAGTACCCACTTCGAAAATTCTCTGAAAGGTTGTCACTTCACTCCAAAATAGTTCTTACAGTAACGGCAATTGCAATATTTGGAGGAGCAATCTTAACATTTGCTTTTGAATACAACAATCCTGAAACATTGGGAACTTTAAAGACAGGTGAAAAAATTCTGGCATCATTCTTTCAGTCAGTAACTCTTAGAACAGCAGGTTTTTGCACAATAAATCAGGCGGGGCTTAGAAATGCCTCAGTGCTTCTTGCTTTTCTCTTAATGCTAATGGGTGGCTCACCAATGGGAACTGCAGGAGGAATAAAAACAACAACAGTAGCTTTGTTATTCCTTGATGTAAAATCAGTTGTTACGGGAAAAAACGCAACAGAGGCATTTAAGAGAAGAATAAACAGAGACAACATTAAGAACGCATTGGCAGTGATGACAATGGCCATTAGCATATTAATGATTGCAGTTATAGCACTTACATTTACGGAAACAGGTTCTCTTACCAAGATATGCTATGAAGCATTTTCGGCAATAGGAACGGTAGGTTTAAGCATGAACTTTACGGCAAGTCTTTCTCTTGCAGGCAAGCTAATAATTATCGTTTTAATGTTTTTTGGAAGAGTAGGACCTATAACAATAGTAATAGCATTGGCGAGAAAACGAAGAATAGACCAGCACATAAAGGACTTACCTGAGAAAAAAGTGCTTATAGGATAG